One Anopheles marshallii chromosome 3, idAnoMarsDA_429_01, whole genome shotgun sequence genomic region harbors:
- the LOC128716032 gene encoding replication protein A 32 kDa subunit — MNDSFGAGGFNTTTSGGSENKAEGVLPLVIQQVLESADDGITLFGHQYAMITVVAITRNVEYSSTKVTYQLEDHTGQIDAHFWLEDDGAANTPNIAPHSYARVVGSVRNQGGSKAIMIFKIDQVNSPNEVTTHLLEVLHSRYKGEENSKRKTEPGFDTNANATSNGGFMESDSVGASLGLNGKQLAVYKAIKSHVSDIGISRKELQAKFSHINPSEMQSIIDHMGNEGMIYTTVDTEHFFCVDA; from the exons ATGAACGATAGCT TTGGTGCAGGTGGTTTTAACACGACCACATCCGGTGGTTCCGAGAACAAAGCAGAAGGCGTCCTGCCGCTCGTCATTCAGCAAGTCCTGGAATCGGCAGACGACGGTATAACTTTATTCGGACACCAATATGCGATGATTACGGTTGTCGCAATCACACGGAACGTCGAATATTCATCAACCAAAGTCACATACCAGCTGGAAGATCATACAG GCCAAATTGATGCACACTTCTGGTTGGAAGATGATGGTGCTGCCAACACTCCGAACATTGCGCCACATTCATACGCTCGCGTCGTTGGTTCCGTCCGTAATCAGGGTGGTTCGAAGGCGATCATGATCTTCAAGATAGATCAGGTCAACTCCCCGAACGAAGTTACCACGCATCTGCTAGAGGTATTGCACTCCCGGTACAAGGGAGAGGAGAACAGTAAGCGCAAGACGGAACCTGGCTTCGATACGAACGCTAATGCCACCTCGAACGGTGGATTCATGGAATCGGATTCGGTTGGTGCCTCGTTGGGTTTGAACGGGAAGCAGTTGGCGGTGTACAAGGCAATTAAAAGTCACGTCTCTGATATCGGTATCAGTCGCAAGGAATTACAAGCTAAATTTTCTCACATCAATCCTTCCGAGATGCA GAGCATAATTGACCACATGGGGAATGAAGGAATGATATACACCACAGTCGATACGGAACATTTCTTTTGCGTTGACGCATAA
- the LOC128712474 gene encoding uncharacterized protein LOC128712474, whose protein sequence is MVLAAIADFIYEFYSFLHSVVTFISYIGYLVYYIICKAAWVMQNVTIFARIVYEDNHHFIQDSKAFIVGTSDFFIANIGKVYNAVKFIGTAVYDGTVAAVSLLKLIVLSAKQSIVLFGDAVCLLITAPYQLLLFCYSLLCDVHLFFQNDGLFQMMRFISNELVVSAVIVVVLAVLIYQHADTEQVKLVYNFMKEKVRTGVEFMYKALETVLLARRARRVETVRDRTPTPSTVGICIICQENERTVAFIPCEHLCVCKVCARILIYYDPKCPLCRSYIYERLEVYV, encoded by the coding sequence ATGGTCCTAGCCGCGATAGCCGACTTCATATACGAGTTTTACAGTTTCCTGCACAGCGTAGTTACATTTATATCCTATATCGGCTATTTGGTGTACTACATCATCTGCAAAGCAGCATGGGTCATGCAGAATGTAACGATTTTCGCGCGAATCGTCTACGAAGACAATCACCACTTCATCCAGGATTCAAAAGCATTCATCGTTGGAACATCCGACTTCTTCATCGCCAACATCGGGAAGGTTTACAATGCCGTCAAATTCATCGGTACGGCGGTTTATGATGGAACGGTCGCAGCTGTGTCGCTATTGAAATTGATCGTTTTGTCTGCTAAACAAAGCATAGTGCTGTTCGGAGATGCCGTATGTTTGCTGATCACCGCACCGTATCAACTGCTGCTATTTTGCTATAGCCTACTGTGCGATGTACACTTGTTTTTCCAAAATGATGGACTGTTCCAGATGATGCGCTTCATTAGCAATGAACTTGTGGTATCAGCCGTTATAGTGGTGGTATTGGCAGTGCTCATCTACCAGCACGCTGACACCGAACAGGTGAAACTGGTGTACAATTTTATGAAGGAAAAGGTTCGCACTGGTGTCGAATTTATGTACAAAGCGCTCGAAACGGTATTGCTTGCGAGACGAGCCAGACGAGTTGAAACAGTGCGCGATAGAACGCCAACCCCATCGACGGTTGGAATTTGCATCATATGCCAAGAAAATGAACGCACCGTTGCCTTTATTCCCTGTGAACATCTCTGCGTATGTAAAGTATGTGCCAGAATCTTAATTTACTACGATCCCAAGTGTCCGCTGTGCCGTTCCTACATCTATGAAAGGCTGGAGGTTTACGTCTAG
- the LOC128712473 gene encoding guanine nucleotide-binding protein-like 1, producing MPRKAQGGYATRRKVPYSGKQKKQQLLAKKQAKSSTSHNLIRNLNDEESSDISEDSDMARTFGQNIEKINMQPMKDPRSKTNRYVLQFHRETPKELRELKEEARKGLVYRSEQEMELGDNYFQQYDFPTRPKWCYEMSKEQLDGNEHRYFFKYVTKLEKDHYDDMKSLSFCELNLETWRQLWRVLELSDIVLIIVDARFPTLMFPPSLYKYVTEELGKGMILIINKIDLVEAEAVLAWKQYFEQKYPHIKVVLFTSYPSYNLRGKQENKHGLKIRRRRGRMRMAAEGAQQIYDVCRKYVGDEVDLGSWEQKILEERNAPMDVDVDEDEKLVSERTHEEEKDFTFEEHVKFNNGVLTIGCVGFPNVGKSSLLNAVMGRKVVSVSRTPGHTKHFQTIFLTNTVRLCDCPGLVFPSSTPRRLQVLMGSYPIAQLREPYGSIRFLSERLDLVQLLSLKHPESDNDDWSPIDICDAWAIKRGFLTAKAARPDTYRAANSILRMALEGRITLSLKPIGFHQEKEKLSTDPGLLRVKEIQAIVENDGHDDEDDCFSDTDTEDVAGVSNDGDNEEDEDPNSTLSPPGSSRSVNPFELLGSPE from the exons ATGCCCCGCAAGGCGCAAGGCGGATATGCGACCAGGCGCAAGGTTCCGTATAGtggaaaacagaagaaacaacaaTTGCTAGCGAAAAAACAAGCCAAAA GCAGCACATCGCACAATTTAATCAGAAATCTTAACGATGAAGAATCGAGCGATATCAGCGAGGACAGTGATATGGCGAGAACGTTTGGTCAAAATATCGAAAAGATCAATATGCAACCGATGAAGGATCcacgcagcaaaacaaaccggtaCGTGCTGCAGTTTCATCGGGAAACTCCCAAGGAGTTGCGCGAACTGAAGGAAGAAGCCCGGAAGGGGTTAGTTTATCGCAGCGAGCAGGAAATGGAGTTGGGCGATAATTATTTCCAGCAGTATGACTTTCCCACACGGCCCAAATGGTGCTACGAGATGTCCAAGGAACAGCTGGATGGCAATGAACATCGCTACTTCTTT aaataCGTTACAAAGTTGGAGAAAGATCATTACGATGATATGAAGTCCTTAAGCTTCTGTGAGTTGAATCTTGAAACGTGGCGACAGCTGTGGCGCGTACTGGAGTTGTCGGACATAGTTTTAATCATTGTGGATGCTCGTTTCCCT ACACTAATGTTTCCTCCTTCGCTGTACAAGTACGTCACGGAGGAGCTTGGCAAAGGTATGATATTAATCATCAACAAGATTGACCTGGTGGAAGCCGAAGCAGTGCTCGCCTGGAAGCAATACTTCGAACAAAAGTATCCTCACATCAAAGTGGTGCTGTTCACGTCCTATCCTTCGTACAATCTTCGCGGTAAGCAGGAAAACAAGCATGGGCTAAAAATCCGTCGCCGTCGTGGGCGTATGCGAATGGCGGCGGAAGGAGCACAACAGATCTACGACGTTTGCCGCAAATACGTTGGAGATGAGGTAGATTTGGGTTCTTGGGAGCAAAAGATTCTTGAGGAACGTAACGCTCCCATGGACGTGGACGTGGACGAAGATGAGAAGCTAGTTTCGGAGCGAACGCACGAGGAGGAGAAGGATTTCACATTTGAAGAGcatgtaaaatttaataacgGTGTGCTGACGATCGGATGCGTCGGTTTTCCGAACGTTGGTAAATCATCTCTGCTGAATGCCGTCATGGGTCGGAAGGTGGTAAGCGTAAGTCGTACGCCGGGCCACACGAAACACTTTCAAACGATATTTCTAACCAACACCGTACGTCTGTGCGATTGTCCGGGTTTGGTGTTTCCTTCCTCGACCCCGCGTCGTTTGCAAGTCCTAATGGGAAGTTACCCGATCGCTCAACTGCGTGAACCGTACGGTTCGATACGGTTTCTTTCCGAACGGCTCGATTTGGTACAGCTTCTCTCGCTGAAGCATCCGGAAAGCGATAATGACGATTGGTCACCGATCGATATTTGTGACGCATGGGCAATCAAACGCGGATTCCTAACGGCGAAAGCGGCCCGACCCGACACGTACCGAGCGGCAAACAGTATTCTCCGGATGGCACTGGAAGGCAGAATCACGCTTTCCCTTAAACCTATCGGCTTTCACCAGGAGAAAGAGAAACTGTCCACCGATCCGGGCCTGTTGAGGGtgaaagaaattcaagcaatcGTCGAGAATGATGGCCACGATGATGAGGACGATTGTTTTTCGGACACGGATACGGAAGATGTGGCCGGTGTGAGCAATGATGGTGATAATGAGGAGGATGAAG
- the LOC128714129 gene encoding GATOR complex protein Wdr59 produces MSSFNESRVGGSLSGLIGVGGAGAVGSEPLCLQRKSSWVREYRDLQANVMSVDWTGSWILLAGRRLLALQSLRDYEATDASNPRMDDTIDCGLRKFQRHSKYEVTAAEWAICQNSQEYCAIATCQQIEVVTWRSGEPTLQHSLRAHTRMITDIDWHSKVPHLLASCSIDTFTHLWDLRDPRKPVLSLSAVCMSGASQVGFNRVSGNLVATAHDGDLRIWDQRKGSCPIQYITAHLSRIHGINWSHDHETSLSTASQDGTVKYFDINNPRRAEKIITTSCPVWRARYTPFADGLVTTSVPQQGRGENSLLMWNNSKQDAPICALVGHTDVVLDFAWGRKNIHDPELITWSRDQTIRIWRIDEEVRKLCERYPPDDDDGFMIEEGGSNAGSVGLPPGGKFAMSGCPKSPMREKQPSVSLQHEFSLLNPNIPHIDIEVLDPIKRTATVRISVNGYVIMLQVNFPALYPNNGTVPEFHYCQGTSLDDALSVTLMKVLRTTASQRVKKGRTCLEQCLRALVNQLKKSFNNGDRHLRLQSPRLEGALSSALHDACVPFPKTSGVRFSQVGILVTFSRPLNTKRISLKQQNTTPRALSALSGGYLGNVMGSQPILYAHRDPSTSSFYLPDRKSSRHRGSSVKINVSPVHVYDVSKILYVSRELAENYIISTTNVAEMCRHNRAAAEKYGRPDLVQCWSLAEMIAQPSTEFETDDDMLCAQNPFAKSLLESLIHHFARIHDVQTAAMLCCAFGRHCPSALELSMSSSSSSKSINQSHLLSGHRKIKPSGSPYHTILPVDPSSNQGWILAQQLKHLRSNSWSDSLDDIRLGPSASVGFGGDINKSLLGDSNRYLYDNFKRSYAEMLYRWGLLVQRAKVLKYLSNYVDTPRCVEFVTECLNCCRVGAPACASCKKPVLYCSLCRLPVRGAANACLHCGHGGHTEHMRIWFERHDVCATGCGCPCLSKSSKLCNL; encoded by the exons atgtctTCGTTTAACGAATCCAGAGTCGGGGGAAGTTTGTCCGGTTTGATCGGTGTTGGTGGGGCGGGTGCCGTCGGTAGTGAACCATTGTGTCTGCAGCGCAAAAGTTCCTGGGTACGGGAGTACCGAGATCTGCAAGCAAACGTAATGTCCGTCGATTGGACCGGATCGTGGATACTGTTGGCAGGTCGGCGTTTGCTCGCCCTGCAGTCGTTGCGTGACTATGAAGCGACGGACGCCAGTAATCCACGGATGGATGATACGATTGATTGCGGTTTGCGAAAGTTCCAGCGCCACTCGAAATATGAAGTAACGGCGGCCGAATGGGCCATCTGCCAGAACAGTCAGGAGTACTGTGCGATCGCAACCTGCCAGCAGATCGAGGTCGTCACGTGGCGGTCCGGCGAGCCAACCCTGCAGCACTCGCTTCGAGCGCACACCCGAATGATAACGGACATCGATTGGCACTCGAAGGTGCCGCACCTTCTGGCCAGTTGCTCGATCGACACGTTCACGCATCTGTGGGATCTGCGGGACCCCCGGAAGCCTGTACTGTCGCTGAGTGCGGTCTGTATGTCCGGTGCCAGTCAGGTGGGTTTTAATCGGGTCTCGGGGAACCTGGTCGCCACGGCCCACGATGGCGACCTGCGCATCTGGGACCAGCGCAAAGGTTCGTGTCCGATACAGTACATCACGGCACACCTGTCGCGTATCCACGGTATCAACTGGAGCCACGATCACGAGACGAGCCTGTCCACCGCTAGCCAGGACGGTACGGTGAAGTACTTCGACATTAATAACCCGCGCCGGGCGGAGAAAATCATCACGACGTCCTGTCCAGTGTGGCGGGCCCGATATACCCCGTTCGCGGACGGTTTGGTCACGACCAGCGTTCCGCAGCAGGGACGCGGCGAGAACAGTCTCCTGATGTGGAATAACTCCAAGCAGGACGCACCCATTTGCGCGTTGGTCGGGCATACGGACGTGGTGCTAGACTTTGCCTGGGGCCGTAAGAACATACACGATCCGGAACTGATTACGTGGTCGCGCGATCAAACCATACGGATATGGCGCATCGACGAGGAAGTTCGGAAGTTGTGCGAACGCTACCCGCCGGACGATGACGACGGATTTATGATCGAGGAGGGCGGCAGCAACGCTGGTAGTGTTGGGCTTCCTCCAGGTGGCAAGTTTGCCATGTCGGGCTGCCCGAAGAGTCCGATGCGCGAAAAGCAACCGTCGGTTTCGTTGCAGCACGAATTTTCACTGCTAAATCCAAACATTCCGCATATCGACATTGAGGTGTTGGATCCCATCAAGCGTACCGCTACGGTACGAATCTCCGTGAATGGGTACGTGATAATGTTGCAGGTAAACTTCCCGGCCCTCTACCCAAACAATGGCACCGTGCCGGAGTTCCACTACTGCCAAGGAACGTCACTGGACGACGCACTTTCGGTGACGCTGATGAAGGTTCTTCGGACCACTGCTAGTCAGCGGGTGAAGAAGGGCCGTACGTGTCTCGAGCAGTGTTTACGTGCGCTGGTGAATCAGCTGAAGAAATCGTTCAATAATGGCGATCGTCATCTGCGGTTACAGTCACCCCGATTGGAAGGTGCACTGAGCAGTGCACTGCATGATGCTTGTGTGCCATTTCCTAAAACCTCTGGGGTTAGGTTTAGTCAGGTGGGAATTCTCGTGACGTTCTCACGGCCACTAAATACGAAGCGCATTAGCTTGAAGCAACAAAATACCACTCCGAGAGCACTTTCCGCATTGAGCGGTGGTTATCTGGGCAATGTTATGGGTTCGCAACCGATTCTTTATGCTCATCGAGATCCTAGTACATCTTCGTTTTATCTACCGGATAGG AAATCTTCTCGACATCGAGGATCGTCGGTTAAAATCAACGTGTCTCCCGTGCACGTGTACGACGTGTCGAAGATACTGTACGTTAGCCGTGAGCTAGCCGAGAACTACATCATCAGCACGACGAATGTGGCCGAAATGTGTCGCCATAATCGTGCGGCAGCAGAAAAATACGGTCGCCCGGATCTGGTACAGTGTTGGTCCCTCGCTGAAATGATCGCTCAGCCGAGCACGGAGTTCGAAACTGATGACGACATGCTGTGTGCACAGAACCCATTCGCTAAGAGTCTTCTCGAGTCACT GATTCATCACTTTGCACGCATACACGATGTGCAGACGGCAGCAATGCTTTGCTGCGCGTTCGGTCGGCACTGTCCATCGGCGCTGGAGCTTTCGATGAGTTCCAGTTCGAGCAGCAAATCAATTAACCAAAGT CACTTACTTAGCGGTCATCGAAAAATTAAG CCTAGCGGATCACCTTACCACACGATACTGCCGGTGGATCCGTCTTCCAACCAGGGCTGGATATTGGCCCAGCAGCTCAAGCATCTGCGCAGCAACTCGTGGTCCGATTCGCTGGACGACATACGACTCGGTCCAAGCGCGTCGGTCGGGTTCGGCGGTGACATCAACAAAAGTTTGCTGGGCGATAGCAATCGCTATCTGTACGATAACTTCAAGCGCAGCTACGCGGAAATGTTGTACCGTTGGGGTTTACTGGTGCAGCGGGCCAAGGTGCTGAAATACCTTTCGAACTACGTCGATACGCCCCGTTGCGTAGAGTTTGTGACGGAATGCTTAAACTGCTGTCGGGTCGGTGCACCGGCCTGTGCGTCCTGTAAGAAACCGGTGCTGTATTGCAGCCTGTGCCGGTTGCCCGTAAGGGGTGCGGCTAACGCTTGTCTCCACTGTGGCCACGGTGGTCACACGGAGCATATGCGGATATGGTTCGAAAGGCACGACGTTTGTGCGACCGGATGCGGATGTCCGTGTTTGAGCAAAAGCTCAAAGCTTTGTAATTTGTAG
- the LOC128712475 gene encoding uncharacterized protein LOC128712475: METLGAVRSLSELKKITEDEQRLVLLLQEAGILPSEQMCNKCNRRMKMKATKKANSYKWICKPTTSCTGWECTVRTDSIFKNSHLPLSKLIEITFEWSRDAKRTDAALECSAGKSAISKWYAILRAVSAEYIETNQAPIGGDGMTVEIDESVVTKRKYNRGRFAEGNQVWLVGGICRETREVFLELVQQRDAGTLHGIIVQHVAPGTTLVTDGWRAYNGIEQYGYVHVAVNHSENFVDPDDGFVHTQNIENLWRWVKPFLRSKGTNRGALIAYLREYQMKRRNQNGFLSVLRAIKAVQDFGNMGG; this comes from the exons GTTGCAGGAAGCCGGTATATTGCCGTCGgagcaaatgtgcaacaagTGTAACCGGCGCATGAAGATGAAAGCGACCAAAAAAGCTAATTCGTATAAATGGATATGCAAGCCGACGACCAGCTGTACCGGGTGGGAGTGTACTGTCCGTACGGACAGTATATTCAAGAACTCGCATCTACCCCTATCGAAGCTGATAGAAATAACCTTCGAGTGGTCGCGGGATGCGAAGCGGACGGACGCAGCATTGGAGTGCAGTGCCGGCAAAAGTGCCATATCGAAATGGTACGCTATACTTCGAGCAGTATCCGCGGAATACATCGAAACTAACCAGGCTCCAATTGGTGGCGATGGAATGACCGTCGAGATTGACGAATCTGTCGTCACCAAGCGGAAGTATAACCGCGGACGCTTCGCGGAAGGCAACCAAGTCTGGTTGGTCGGCGGTATCTGCCGCGAGACACGGGAAGTGTTTCTGGAGCTGGTGCAGCAACGGGATGCTGGCACATTGCATGGCATCATTGTGCAGCATGTGGCTCCGGGAACAACGTTAGTGACTGATGGTTGGAGGGCCTACAACGGCATCGAACAGTACGGATATGTTCACGTAGCGGTCAATCACTCCGAAAATTTCGTGGATCCGGACGATGGCtttgtgcacacacaaaatatcgAAAACCTGTGGCGTTGGGTAAAGCCCTTTTTAAGATCTAAGGGCACCAACCGAGGAGCCCTTATCGCGTACCTACGGGAGTACCAAATGAAGCGGCGGAACCAGAACGGCTTCCTGAGTGTGTTGCGCGCAATCAAAGCTGTCCAGGACTTTGG GAACATGG GTGGCTAG